One Camelina sativa cultivar DH55 chromosome 3, Cs, whole genome shotgun sequence genomic window carries:
- the LOC104776351 gene encoding probable protein phosphatase 2C 9, with the protein MGKFCCFTSASEVVGGQSSSRSGKGRSDEGIIKYGFSLVKGKANHPMEDYHVANFINVQDHELGLFAIYDGHMGDSVPAYLQKRLFSNILKEGEFWVDPRRSIAKAYEKTDQAILSNSSDLGRGGSTAVTAILINGQKLWVANVGDSRAVLSRGGKTTQMSTDHEPRTERSSIEDRGGFVSNLPGDVPRVNGQLAVSRAFGDKGLKTHLSSEPDIKEATVDSLTDVLLLASDGIWKVMTNDEAMEIARRVKDPQKAAKELTAEALRRESKDDISCVVVRFR; encoded by the exons ATGGGAAAATTTTGTTGCTTCACTTCCGCTTCTGAG GTTGTGGGAGGACAATCGTCATCTCGATCAGGTAAAGGAAGAAGTGATGAAGGGATTATCAAGTATGGTTTTAGTCTAGTCAAAGGGAAAGCTAACCATCCCATGGAGGATTATCATGTTGCTAACTTTATCAACGTCCAAGACCATGAATTGGGTCTTTTTGCTATTTATGATGGTCATATGGGTGATAGTGTCCCTGCCTACTTGCAGAAACGTCTCTTCTCCAATATCCTCAAGGAG GGAGAGTTCTGGGTTGATCCTCGAAGGTCTATAGCAAAAGCTTATGAGAAGACAGACCAGGCTATTCTATCAAATAGTTCTGACTTGGGTCGTGGTGGGTCTACGGCCGTGACTGCGATATTGATTAATGGGCAGAAGTTGTGGGTAGCTAATGTGGGAGATTCTAGAGCAGTTCTTTCTCGAGGAGGCAAAACAACGCAGATGAGTACAGATCATGAGCCCCGTACTGAAAGGTCCAGCATTGAGGATAGAGGTGGATTTGTATCCAATCTACCAG GGGATGTTCCTCGGGTGAATGGTCAATTAGCTGTGTCTCGTGCCTTTGGAGACAAGGGACTTAAGACTCACCTGAGTTCAGAACCTGACATAAAAGAAGCCACTGTAGATAGCTTGACAGATGTTCTTCTCTTGGCCAGTGATGGCATTTGGAAG GTGATGACAAATGATGAGGCAATGGAGATAGCAAGAAGGGTGAAAGATCCGCAGAAAGCAGCAAAGGAACTAACAGCTGAAGCattgagaagagagagtaaaGACGACATATCTTGTGTCGTAGTCCGATTCAGATGA